The proteins below come from a single Argentina anserina chromosome 1, drPotAnse1.1, whole genome shotgun sequence genomic window:
- the LOC126782292 gene encoding zinc finger CCCH domain-containing protein 30 translates to MRMNMKRSRKSISWAPGVKLCQVKLFSFLDCPVEVGSTFQSHFQQKTTSMSHSSSLESNDSPPGFEVGISMKQSKLQYFPVPRIKWRCPPKLIMSDDWCVAAGENSEEAKTQKLREMSVLEAVYPRFSAIPPSPFVSLDVERECYDHSLTPSVPINPIEEEPQEDQDDYTPSVPSSQLPSFFQGLVSQTDDASESNPPGFEQVHAPGKLPNQSADFTAVALTAMMKTSQKESMIDTDLLIKILNDPKMLKKLINGHGPQANTGIASMNTHTAVTAPSTKMVTPYVPSSLSNSDMQRTATPHVSSSPPNSDMQRTPDGNFRVPGKLGTTSNTIPDVFQLSGLKRPAPSPPLPSLPSPQADHAILPRLPNQTQPPPSALPQQNIAPLRSFPVQEPGSVKDLNYYKNLIRQHGTENKEMQDPMLLKNGDNFNHLMDMKMSADFNPSEMKAKNSRRCMFFKSAKGCRKGGNCEYLHDMSLNWRTCMEAQSAKRMKLTGRGMF, encoded by the exons ATGAGAATGAATATGAAGCGATCGAGGAAATCAATTTCTTGGGCTCCTGGAGTTAAACTTTGTCAG GTAAAGCTGTTCTCTTTTTTGGATTGTCCTGTGGAAGTTGGCTCGACATTTCAAAGTCATTTTCAACAAAAGACAACAAGTATGTCGCATTCCAGCTCTCTCGAATCCAATGATAGCCCGCCTGGGTTTGAAGTTGGTATCTCTATGAAGCAATCTAAACTGCAATATTTTCCCGTCCCTCGAATTAAGTGGCGATGCCCTCCCAAG CTTATTATGAGTGATGACTGGTGTGTAGCGGCTGGTGAGAATAGTGAAGAAGCCAAGACTCAAAAACTAAGAGAGATGTCGGTGCTTGAGGCAGTATATCCTCGTTTTTCTGCAATTCCACCTAG CCCCTTTGTTTCTTTGGATGTTGAACGTGAGTGTTATGATCATAGCCTCACTCCTTCTGTACCCATCAATCCTATTGAAGAAGAACCCCAAGAAGATCAAGACGATTATACTCCTTCTGTCCCCTCCTCTCAGCTACCAAGTTTTTTCCAAGGTCTGGTATCTCAAACTGATGATGCTTCTGAGTCCAACCCTCCTGGTTTTGAGCAAGTACATGCACCAGGGAAGTTGCCTAATCAAAGTGCTGATTTCACGGCTGTTGCTTTAACTGCAATGATGAAAACCAGCCAGAAGGAAAGTATGATCGACACTGATTTGCTTATTAAGATTCTTAACGATCCGAAAATGCTCAAGAAATTGATTAATGGACATGGACCCCAAGCCAATACAGGCATTGCATCAATGAATACACATACAGCAGTAACTGCACCAAGTACGAAAATGGTAACTCCCTATGTTCCCTCATCTCTTTCAAACTCTGATATGCAAAGAACGGCAACTCCCCATGTTTCCTCATCCCCTCCAAACTCTGATATGCAAAGGACTCCTGATGGTAACTTCCGCGTGCCAGGTAAACTGGGTACTACCTCGAATACAATCCCGGATGTTTTTCAATTATCTGGGCTAAAACGACCTGCACCATCGCCACCATTACCTTCCTTGCCCAGCCCTCAAGCTGACCATGCTATATTGCCCAGACTGCCGAATCAGACACAACCCCCACCAAGTGCATTGCCTCAACAGAACATTGCTCCCCTAAGATCTTTCCCAGTCCAGGAACCCGGAAGTGTCAAGGACTTGAACTACTATAAGAACCTCATTAGGCAACATGgaacagaaaataaagaaatgcAGGACCCTATGTTGTTAAAAAATGGTGATAATTTTAATCACTTGATGGACATGAAAATGTCTGCTGACTTTAACCCATCAGAAATGAAGGCCAAGAATTCGAGACGTTGCATGTTTTTCAAAAGTGCGAAGGGATGTCGTAAGGGTGGTAATTGTGAATACCTGCACGACATGTCGTTAAATTGGCGAACTTGTATGGAGGCCCAAAGTGCAAAGAGAATGAAACTGACTGGGAGGGGTATGTTTTAG